The genomic interval ACAAAGGAAAGACAGACGTTCACCGTGATCCGGTGCAACCACGTCGCGAACTGGCTGTCGCCGCGGAATGACGGCAGTCCGCGGTACACCCGGATGAGGACCTCCTGATAGACGTCCTTTGCATCGTCCGCGTTGTGCACGAACCGGGCCGCCAGCGAAAGGACGGCCGCGTCGTGGCGGCGGATCAGTTCGCCAAAGGCGGACCAATCCCCTCCCTGAGCCTTTTCTATGAGTTCGGAGTCGTGCATGCAGATCTGTCGTATCTCTTGGACGCCGGCGGTCGTAAAAAGGTTGTGGCAGGATCCCGCGAAACGTGCCGTGATACCCTTCCGGCATGGGCGAAACATCACGACCCCGGCACGGTGATCTCCGGCCGGGGTCGTTGCGTTACGTTGCTACCACGCACATCCGACTCAGAACGGATGCTCGGTCGGATACATCATGCCCTTCGGCTGGTTGAAGCCGATGTCATGCACCCCGATGAGCCGCATCGCGTCGTACAGCGCACGGCCCGCGTGGTTGAACGCCACCGCCGTATGATGCGGGAACCTCTTCTCCAGAAGGACGTGGCGATAGAAGCGTGCCATCTCCCGCACGGCGAAGACCGCGATCGATCCGAAGGACTTCGGGTCGATGTCCAGGATCTCGCCTTCCGCCACGTACGCGCGGAGCAGCGTATCGGAAGTGGACTGCAGCCGGAAGATCGTCGCGGATCCCGGCTTGATCCGTCCTTCCAGCGTCCCGCGCGTGATGTTCGGCTCCTTGTCCGGTTCCATCATCCGGTGCATGAGCAACTGGTATTTCATCATCGACGATGCCATGCACGAGGTGGATGTGTTGCCGCAGTGGAAACCCATCCAGAGGTCATGCGGCGCATAGTCCCTGATCTGGCTCTTCGCCTCTTCGATCATGTCATAGGGCACCGTGTTGTTGATGTCCAGGATGGCCGGCGGCAGCATGGTGGCACAGGTGACGATGTATTCGCTCAGCGCGCCGTAGATGTCCGATTCGCACGAGATCGGGATACCCTGCTGCGCGAGGTGGCCATTGATGTAGCACGGCGTGAAGCCGAAGTACTTCTCGAACGCCGGCCAGCATTTGTTCGAGAACACGGCATAGGATGAAGCGCCGAGGTTCTTCTCCATGTAGTCCAGCAACGCCAGCTCGAACTGCGCGAGAGGCTCGAGCAGCTCGGGATAGGTATTCCCCCGCCCGAGATCCTTCGCCATATCCGCCGCCAGCGCTTTGATGCGCGGATCGCCCTTCTTCTGCTGGAACAGATCGTACATATCCAGCTCACTGTTCTCCATCACCTCCACGCCGAGGTCGAACAACGGCTGGATCGGCGCATGGCACGTCAGGAAGTCGTGCGGACGGGGACCGAACGAGAAGATCTTCAGGTTCTTGAGGCCAAGGGAGACCCGCGCGACGGGAATGAAATCGCGGATCATGCCGGCAACCTCGGCCGGGGTCCCTACGGGATACGACGGCAGATGCACCTTGAGACGGCGGAGGCCGACGTTGTACGATGCGCTCAACATGCCGCAGTAGGCGTCACCACGCCCCGCGAAAAGGTCCTTGCCCGAATCCTCGGCCGCTGCTGCCAGCATCACCGGCCCGCCGAACTTCTGCGCGAGCAGCGTCGTCGGCCCTTCCGGACCGAAGTTGCCGAGATACAGGCAGAGCGCGTTGATCTTCTTTTCCGCGATCTCCTTCAATGCTTTCACAACATCATGCTCATTTTCAACGATCGTTTCGAGTTCCACGACCGGCATGCCGGCCTTTGCGCATTCGGCCGCCACCATCAGGCGGCGCTTGCGCGACAACTCTGCGGGGAAGCAATCACGGCTCACGGCGATCAGGCCGGCCTTGACTTCGGGGAGGTTCTTCATCGGGAGGTGTCCTTGCTCGTGGGAGAGGCCTGCCCGTAGTATGCGCCAGGCCCGTGTTTGCGTTCAAAGTGCTTCTTCAACAACGATTCCTTCAGGCGCGGCGTGGCCGGAGCGATCTGGATCGTGTGCAACGCCATCTGCGCGATCAATTCCAGTGCGATGCTGTTGTCCACGGCCTTCTCCGGGGTCTTCCCCCAGGTGAAGGGGCCATGGCACGCCACCAGGATCATGGTCACATCCGCATGCGATACCCCCGCGAGCGTATCCAGGATCTGACGCCCCGTCTCCACTTCATAGTCGCCCGCGATCCGCTCATCGGCCATCGGTGCCGTGCACGGGATATCACCGTCACAGTGGTCCGCGTGCGTGGTCCCGAAGACGGGAATGGGCCGCATCGCCTGCGCCCATGCAACGGCGTACGGTGAATGTGTGTGCACTACACCGCCGATATCCGGCCATGCCTCATACAAGAGCGCATGGGTCGGCATGTCCGAGGACGGCCGCAACGATCCATACACCACCTTGCCGGCCACGTCCAGCACGGGCAGATCGTCCGCCTTCAGGTCGGTGAACGGCACACCGCTCGGCTTGATCGCGAACACGCCGCGCTGGCGGTCGAATGCACTGGCGTTGCCGAAGGTACCGGTGACCAACCCTGACGCGGGAAGGCGGAGGTTGCAGGCGAGCGCCCGCGCTTGAAGCTCGGCGTACGGGTTCATGGTGTGCCCTGTTCCTTCATGATCTCGGTTTCGATGAATGCACCCAGGCGCTGGTAGCGCTCATAGAGCGTTGCATAGAGGGCGGTGCGCGCCGGGTCCGGACGATATTCGCGTTCGACACCGCTTCCCATGGCATTCTTGGCTGCATCCAGCGTGGGATGGATGCCGGCCGCGGCCGCAGCACACATGGCTGCGCCCAGCGCACACGTCTGGTCAGACTTCGGGACCGCGATGGGCATCCCCATCACATCGGCAACGGTCTGCATGATGAACGGTGATTTCTTGGCGACACCCCCGAGCGCGATGACGCCGTCGATGCGGACACCCTCGGAGCGGAACCGGTCCACGATCTGCCGTGCGCCGAATGCGGTCGCTTCGACGAGTGCACGGAAGATGCGCGGCGCATCGCTGCCCAGATTCAATCCCGCGATCGCCCCCTTCAGCAACTGATTCGCATCGGGCGTGCGCCGGCCGTTCATCCAGTCGAGCGCAAGGACCCCGGATGTCTCCGGAGCAATGGTGGACGCCGCATCCGACAGCGCACGAATGGTCTTCTCTTCCGCTTCTTCAATGAGCTTCGCCCGCGTCGCGGCATCCACAAGGCCGGAGGTCCCGATCACATGATGGACGGGCCAGAGCAGCACGTCGATGAACCATGCGTAGACGTCGCCAAAGGCCGACTGTCCCGCTTCGAGGCCGACCATGCCTGGAAGGATCGAACCGTCCACCTGACCGCAGATCCCACGCACCGGCTTGTTGCCGAGGTCGCCGGTCGGGGCCACCAGCATATCGCAGGTGGACGTACCCATGATCTTCGTCAGCACATAGGGACGGATCTCACCGCCTACCGCTCCCATATGGGCATCGAACGCGCCCACCCCGACGGTGACCGCCGCCGGCAGCCCGAGCTTCGCAGCCCACCCCGGTGCGAGTTGCCCCGCCGCCACGTCATTGGTAGAGGTATCACGGAACAAGCGGGCACGCAATCCGGCGAGCAATGGATCGAGGCGCACCAGGAATTCCTCCGACGGCAGGCCGTCATACGACGCATGCCACATCGCTTTGTGGCCCGCGGCACAGCGCGAACGCTTCAGCGTCAGGGGATCGGTATTCCCCGTGAGAACCGCAGGGATCCAGTCGCAATGCTCCACCCAGGAATACGCGGCCTCGCGGATACGGGGGTTCACGCGGAGGACGTGCAGGAGTTTCGCCCAGAACCATTCCGAGGAGTAGATGCCGCCTTCAAACTCCGTGTAATCGATGCCGCCCCAGGTCTTCGCTACGGTGTTGATCTCCGCCGCTTCACGGACCGCCGTATGGTCCTTCCAGAGGATGAACATGGCATCGGGTTCTTCTTCAAATCCCGCCGTCAACGCGAGTGGTGTCCCATTCCTGTCCACCGCCACGGGCGTGGAGCCGGTCGTATCGATCGAGATCCCCTTCACACGGGAGGCGGTCCCCGCCGGGGCGGCCGCAAGCGCGGCCTTCACGGTGTACTCCAGCCCCTCCAGATAGTCCCGTGGATGCTGGCGGAAACGATTGGTGGGTGGATCGCAGTACTTCCCTTTCTCCCAGCGAGGATAATAGAAGACCG from Ignavibacteriota bacterium carries:
- a CDS encoding fucose isomerase is translated as MKNLPEVKAGLIAVSRDCFPAELSRKRRLMVAAECAKAGMPVVELETIVENEHDVVKALKEIAEKKINALCLYLGNFGPEGPTTLLAQKFGGPVMLAAAAEDSGKDLFAGRGDAYCGMLSASYNVGLRRLKVHLPSYPVGTPAEVAGMIRDFIPVARVSLGLKNLKIFSFGPRPHDFLTCHAPIQPLFDLGVEVMENSELDMYDLFQQKKGDPRIKALAADMAKDLGRGNTYPELLEPLAQFELALLDYMEKNLGASSYAVFSNKCWPAFEKYFGFTPCYINGHLAQQGIPISCESDIYGALSEYIVTCATMLPPAILDINNTVPYDMIEEAKSQIRDYAPHDLWMGFHCGNTSTSCMASSMMKYQLLMHRMMEPDKEPNITRGTLEGRIKPGSATIFRLQSTSDTLLRAYVAEGEILDIDPKSFGSIAVFAVREMARFYRHVLLEKRFPHHTAVAFNHAGRALYDAMRLIGVHDIGFNQPKGMMYPTEHPF
- the araD gene encoding L-ribulose-5-phosphate 4-epimerase AraD; the protein is MNPYAELQARALACNLRLPASGLVTGTFGNASAFDRQRGVFAIKPSGVPFTDLKADDLPVLDVAGKVVYGSLRPSSDMPTHALLYEAWPDIGGVVHTHSPYAVAWAQAMRPIPVFGTTHADHCDGDIPCTAPMADERIAGDYEVETGRQILDTLAGVSHADVTMILVACHGPFTWGKTPEKAVDNSIALELIAQMALHTIQIAPATPRLKESLLKKHFERKHGPGAYYGQASPTSKDTSR
- a CDS encoding ribulokinase; translation: MEAGAVVIGVDYGTDSVRTVIVDAANGREMASAVFYYPRWEKGKYCDPPTNRFRQHPRDYLEGLEYTVKAALAAAPAGTASRVKGISIDTTGSTPVAVDRNGTPLALTAGFEEEPDAMFILWKDHTAVREAAEINTVAKTWGGIDYTEFEGGIYSSEWFWAKLLHVLRVNPRIREAAYSWVEHCDWIPAVLTGNTDPLTLKRSRCAAGHKAMWHASYDGLPSEEFLVRLDPLLAGLRARLFRDTSTNDVAAGQLAPGWAAKLGLPAAVTVGVGAFDAHMGAVGGEIRPYVLTKIMGTSTCDMLVAPTGDLGNKPVRGICGQVDGSILPGMVGLEAGQSAFGDVYAWFIDVLLWPVHHVIGTSGLVDAATRAKLIEEAEEKTIRALSDAASTIAPETSGVLALDWMNGRRTPDANQLLKGAIAGLNLGSDAPRIFRALVEATAFGARQIVDRFRSEGVRIDGVIALGGVAKKSPFIMQTVADVMGMPIAVPKSDQTCALGAAMCAAAAAGIHPTLDAAKNAMGSGVEREYRPDPARTALYATLYERYQRLGAFIETEIMKEQGTP